From one Rhodamnia argentea isolate NSW1041297 chromosome 1, ASM2092103v1, whole genome shotgun sequence genomic stretch:
- the LOC115756957 gene encoding succinate dehydrogenase assembly factor 2, mitochondrial isoform X1, with amino-acid sequence MASVRRSLSGVHRIFRHAAASRRSSIAAPPPSYSEALLRPQNGWVSHFSSSGNGDAGNRFLDIDLSNEESKRQLFNRLLYRSRQRGFLELDLVLGKWVADNIYSMDVNGIKALINVLNLENPDLWKWLTNQEQPPEAVKMNPVFSAVYEKVMNNLNSHSAPETRALPGQPWVRGWDDIKKGQDGPVAGNQ; translated from the exons ATGGCCAGCGTGCGGAGGTCGCTCTCGGGCGTTCACAGAATCTTCAGGCACGCCGCCGCGTCCCGTCGGAGCTCGATCGCCGCTCCACCTCCAAGCTACTCCGAGGCCCTTCTAAG GCCTCAAAATGGCTGGGTCTCGCATTTTTCTAGCAGTGGTAACGGCGATGCTGGCAATCGATTCCTAGACATTGATTTGTCCAATGAAGAGAGCAAGAGGCAATTGTTCAacag GTTGCTGTACAGGAGTAGGCAGAGAGGGTTTCTGGAGCTGGATCTGGTGTTGGGGAAATGGGTGGCGGACAATATTTATTCCATGGATGTCAATGGGATTAAAGCACTCATCAATGTTCTTAACTTG GAAAACCCTGATCTCTGGAAGTGGCTGACTAACCAGGAGCAACCCCCAGAGGCTGTAAAAATGAATCCG GTTTTCTCAGCGGTGTATGAGAAAGTCATGAACAATCTCAACAGTCACTCCGCTCCCGAGACAAGGGCGTTACCTGGGCAGCCATGGGTGAGAGGGTGGGATGATATCAAGAAAGGCCAAGATGGCCCTGTTGCCGGGAATCAGTAA
- the LOC115756957 gene encoding succinate dehydrogenase assembly factor 2, mitochondrial isoform X2, whose product MASVRRSLSGVHRIFRHAAASRRSSIAAPPPSYSEALLRPQNGWVSHFSSSGNGDAGNRFLDIDLSNEESKRQLFNRSRQRGFLELDLVLGKWVADNIYSMDVNGIKALINVLNLENPDLWKWLTNQEQPPEAVKMNPVFSAVYEKVMNNLNSHSAPETRALPGQPWVRGWDDIKKGQDGPVAGNQ is encoded by the exons ATGGCCAGCGTGCGGAGGTCGCTCTCGGGCGTTCACAGAATCTTCAGGCACGCCGCCGCGTCCCGTCGGAGCTCGATCGCCGCTCCACCTCCAAGCTACTCCGAGGCCCTTCTAAG GCCTCAAAATGGCTGGGTCTCGCATTTTTCTAGCAGTGGTAACGGCGATGCTGGCAATCGATTCCTAGACATTGATTTGTCCAATGAAGAGAGCAAGAGGCAATTGTTCAacag GAGTAGGCAGAGAGGGTTTCTGGAGCTGGATCTGGTGTTGGGGAAATGGGTGGCGGACAATATTTATTCCATGGATGTCAATGGGATTAAAGCACTCATCAATGTTCTTAACTTG GAAAACCCTGATCTCTGGAAGTGGCTGACTAACCAGGAGCAACCCCCAGAGGCTGTAAAAATGAATCCG GTTTTCTCAGCGGTGTATGAGAAAGTCATGAACAATCTCAACAGTCACTCCGCTCCCGAGACAAGGGCGTTACCTGGGCAGCCATGGGTGAGAGGGTGGGATGATATCAAGAAAGGCCAAGATGGCCCTGTTGCCGGGAATCAGTAA
- the LOC115756955 gene encoding ribosome-recycling factor, chloroplastic isoform X2 encodes MASPFSHTPPVRSILQPKPNPPRTLLALRDSYRGWSDSSGCGSCSAAVGSLRAAASYVSIRSGAAKLCCQRRVGERGLLQGRAGVVKCATTEEIEAEKSTIEKDVKQRMEKTIETLRSKFNSVRTGRANPAMLDKVEVEYYGSPVSLKSIAQISTPEASSLLVQPYDKSSLKAIEKAIVSSDLGMTPNNDGEVIRLSLPQLTTERRKELSKVVAKQAEEGKVALRNIRRDALKAYEKLEKFHIASTSDRRKNFQKTM; translated from the exons ATGGCGTCGCCATTCTCTCACACACCTCCGGTTCGTTCCATCCTCCAACCCAAGCCGAACCCTCCCCGGACCCTCCTCGCTCTCCGAG ATTCATATCGTGGATGGTCGGACAGCTCCGGGTGCGGCTCGTGCAGCGCCGCCGTGGGTTCCCTGCGCGCCGCGGCGAGCTACGTGAGTATCCGCAGTGGCGCCGCGAAACTTTGTTGCCAGAGGCGCGTGGGCGAAAGAGGATTGTTGCAAGGGAG AGCAGGAGTTGTGAAGTGTGCTACCACTGAAGAAATAGAAGCTGAGAAATCTACGATTGAAAAAGATGTT AAACAAAGAATGGAAAAGACTATTGAGACACTTCGCTCAAAATTTAATTCCGTCAGAACAGGAAGGGCGAACCCAGCTATGCTAGACAAAGTTGAG GTGGAGTACTATGGGAGTCCAGTCAGCTTGAAGAGCATTGCTCAAATCAGTACACCTGAAGCGAGTTCTCTCTTAGTTCAGCCATATGATAAATCCAG CTTAAAGGCCATAGAGAAAGCCATTGTCAGCTCTGATCTTGGTATGACGCCGAATAATGATGGAGAAGTAATCCGCTTATCTCTCCCACAACTCACAACTGAAAGAAGGAAG GAGTTGTCAAAAGTTGTGGCAAAGCAGGCTGAAGAAGGGAAG GTGGCATTGAGGAATATAAGAAGAGATGCGTTGAAAGCCTATGAAAAGCTAGAGAAG TTTCACATCGCATCCACTTCTGACAGGAGAAAAAACTTTCAGAAGACAATGTGA
- the LOC115756955 gene encoding ribosome-recycling factor, chloroplastic isoform X1: MASPFSHTPPVRSILQPKPNPPRTLLALRDSYRGWSDSSGCGSCSAAVGSLRAAASYVSIRSGAAKLCCQRRVGERGLLQGRAGVVKCATTEEIEAEKSTIEKDVKQRMEKTIETLRSKFNSVRTGRANPAMLDKVEVEYYGSPVSLKSIAQISTPEASSLLVQPYDKSSLKAIEKAIVSSDLGMTPNNDGEVIRLSLPQLTTERRKELSKVVAKQAEEGKVALRNIRRDALKAYEKLEKEKKLSEDNVKDLSSDLQKLTDGYMKKIDTIYKQKEKELLTV, encoded by the exons ATGGCGTCGCCATTCTCTCACACACCTCCGGTTCGTTCCATCCTCCAACCCAAGCCGAACCCTCCCCGGACCCTCCTCGCTCTCCGAG ATTCATATCGTGGATGGTCGGACAGCTCCGGGTGCGGCTCGTGCAGCGCCGCCGTGGGTTCCCTGCGCGCCGCGGCGAGCTACGTGAGTATCCGCAGTGGCGCCGCGAAACTTTGTTGCCAGAGGCGCGTGGGCGAAAGAGGATTGTTGCAAGGGAG AGCAGGAGTTGTGAAGTGTGCTACCACTGAAGAAATAGAAGCTGAGAAATCTACGATTGAAAAAGATGTT AAACAAAGAATGGAAAAGACTATTGAGACACTTCGCTCAAAATTTAATTCCGTCAGAACAGGAAGGGCGAACCCAGCTATGCTAGACAAAGTTGAG GTGGAGTACTATGGGAGTCCAGTCAGCTTGAAGAGCATTGCTCAAATCAGTACACCTGAAGCGAGTTCTCTCTTAGTTCAGCCATATGATAAATCCAG CTTAAAGGCCATAGAGAAAGCCATTGTCAGCTCTGATCTTGGTATGACGCCGAATAATGATGGAGAAGTAATCCGCTTATCTCTCCCACAACTCACAACTGAAAGAAGGAAG GAGTTGTCAAAAGTTGTGGCAAAGCAGGCTGAAGAAGGGAAG GTGGCATTGAGGAATATAAGAAGAGATGCGTTGAAAGCCTATGAAAAGCTAGAGAAG GAGAAAAAACTTTCAGAAGACAATGTGAAAGATTTGTCTAGTGATTTGCAG AAACTGACGGATGGCTACATGAAGAAAATTGACACCATCTACAAGcagaaagaaaag GAGCTGCTGACTGTTTAG